In Pajaroellobacter abortibovis, the following are encoded in one genomic region:
- the atpD gene encoding F0F1 ATP synthase subunit beta, with the protein MVLSPPAALDNLRSKGKIVQVIGPIVDVEFSQGEIPNILHALKITNPALSNAEDNLTLEVAQHLGENRVRAIAMDSTEGLVRGMEVRNTGKPITIPVGSKCLGRILNVIGESIDEGGPIQSPKMASIHRAPPTFQEQSTKVEMFETGIKVIDLLAPYRKGGKIGLFGGAGVGKTVLIMELINNVAKAHGGVSCFAGVGERTREGNDLWLEMQKSQLESGASVLSKTALVYGQMNEPPGARARVALSALTIAEHFRDEEGQDVLLFIDNIFRFTQAGAEVSALLGRIPSAVGYQPTLATEMGALQERITSTCKGSITSVQAIYVPADDLTDPAPATTFAHLDATTVLSRAISELGIYPAVDPLDSTSTILDPQIVGERHYQVARQVQQILQRYKELQDIIAILGMDELGEQDKLLVARARKIQRFLSQPFFVAAQFTGSPGKFVSLQETIEGFEQITLGQLDELPEQAFYMVGNIEEAKEKARILQAS; encoded by the coding sequence ATGGTTCTTTCCCCTCCAGCAGCATTGGATAATCTCAGAAGTAAAGGCAAAATTGTGCAGGTCATTGGTCCCATTGTGGACGTAGAATTTTCGCAAGGAGAAATCCCCAATATTCTCCACGCGCTCAAAATCACTAACCCTGCTCTCTCCAATGCAGAAGACAATCTCACACTTGAAGTAGCTCAGCATTTGGGGGAAAATCGAGTACGTGCTATCGCTATGGACTCTACAGAAGGGCTCGTCCGCGGCATGGAGGTGCGCAACACCGGCAAGCCAATCACAATTCCTGTAGGTTCCAAGTGTTTAGGGCGCATTCTCAATGTCATTGGAGAGTCGATCGATGAAGGTGGTCCTATTCAATCCCCAAAAATGGCCTCCATTCACCGTGCTCCCCCCACTTTTCAAGAACAATCCACCAAAGTGGAAATGTTTGAAACAGGGATCAAAGTGATCGATCTCCTCGCGCCTTATCGAAAAGGGGGAAAGATCGGGCTGTTCGGAGGGGCTGGAGTCGGAAAGACCGTCCTCATCATGGAATTGATCAACAACGTAGCAAAAGCCCACGGTGGGGTTTCCTGCTTCGCTGGAGTCGGTGAACGCACTCGCGAGGGGAATGACCTGTGGCTGGAAATGCAAAAATCCCAATTAGAATCCGGAGCTTCTGTACTTTCCAAGACCGCGTTGGTATACGGTCAGATGAATGAACCCCCCGGAGCACGAGCGCGGGTCGCACTGTCGGCTCTAACCATCGCAGAACACTTTCGCGATGAAGAAGGTCAAGATGTTCTTCTATTTATCGATAACATTTTCCGCTTTACCCAGGCAGGTGCAGAAGTATCAGCGCTCCTTGGACGCATTCCCAGCGCAGTCGGGTATCAGCCCACGCTCGCCACTGAAATGGGTGCATTGCAAGAGCGGATCACATCAACTTGCAAAGGATCGATCACCTCTGTGCAAGCAATTTATGTGCCCGCAGACGATCTAACCGACCCAGCACCCGCCACAACGTTTGCCCACTTAGATGCGACGACTGTGCTCTCTCGAGCGATTTCAGAATTAGGGATTTATCCAGCTGTGGATCCTCTGGATTCCACTTCGACGATCCTAGACCCTCAAATCGTGGGAGAACGCCATTACCAAGTGGCTCGCCAAGTACAACAGATCCTGCAGCGTTACAAAGAATTGCAAGATATCATCGCTATTCTAGGCATGGACGAGTTGGGTGAGCAAGATAAATTGCTTGTTGCACGCGCTCGGAAAATTCAACGCTTCCTATCTCAACCATTCTTCGTGGCTGCCCAATTTACAGGTTCTCCAGGCAAGTTTGTCTCTCTCCAGGAAACAATTGAAGGGTTCGAACAAATCACTCTCGGTCAATTGGATGAACTTCCCGAACAGGCCTTTTATATGGTAGGGAATATTGAAGAAGCAAAAGAGAAAGCGCGCATCCTACAAGCTTCATAA
- the atpC gene encoding ATP synthase F1 subunit epsilon produces MQVDGKKKENKIQIEILTPHGQTLSVQVDEVTIPSTEGELGLLPGHRPIMAVLKGGIVTYLQEKETKRVSVRGGFARAEDGKLLLMTDNWVQREEIDPVQVRKKLMEIQLKWEQDEHLRGSKGPLSAQEREALMEEHHWLAIQLELHGDPAPPRINSYEEPIPSSVIPQESSTSSEP; encoded by the coding sequence ATGCAAGTGGATGGAAAGAAAAAAGAAAACAAAATTCAGATCGAGATTTTGACTCCTCATGGACAAACATTATCCGTTCAAGTGGACGAAGTGACGATTCCAAGCACAGAAGGGGAACTTGGACTTTTACCAGGACACAGACCGATAATGGCAGTTCTTAAAGGAGGGATCGTAACTTATTTACAAGAGAAAGAGACCAAACGAGTTTCCGTCAGAGGCGGTTTTGCACGAGCAGAAGATGGGAAACTGCTTCTTATGACAGATAACTGGGTCCAACGTGAGGAGATTGATCCAGTTCAAGTTAGAAAAAAATTGATGGAAATTCAATTGAAATGGGAACAGGATGAGCATTTGAGAGGTAGTAAAGGGCCCCTCTCCGCACAAGAACGAGAAGCCTTAATGGAAGAACATCACTGGTTAGCCATTCAACTCGAGTTACACGGCGATCCCGCTCCGCCAAGAATCAACTCCTATGAAGAACCCATCCCTTCTTCTGTAATCCCTCAAGAAAGCAGCACTTCGTCTGAACCCTAA
- a CDS encoding peptidylprolyl isomerase: protein MDRFFYLYVLVPVGILALLLTCQEWTVSPVVSHAPCKDCKGGHFKGDPFSQEENEQPLEIVESEENMLEENLQPSLEQDGRDKAASTIRIGFILITHIGAQNAPPHTRSLKDAQKLANQLALLAKSDFAAAVAQGDTESQQDTGPISRGVLEPTVEQNVLRLSVGEVSQPIATSRGYWIVKRLE, encoded by the coding sequence ATGGACCGATTTTTCTATCTTTATGTTTTAGTCCCAGTGGGGATTCTTGCTCTCCTACTCACATGTCAAGAATGGACTGTGTCTCCTGTCGTGTCTCATGCACCCTGCAAAGACTGCAAGGGGGGCCACTTTAAAGGAGATCCTTTCTCTCAAGAAGAGAATGAGCAACCGCTCGAAATCGTAGAGAGCGAAGAGAACATGTTAGAAGAGAATCTACAGCCCTCACTCGAGCAAGATGGAAGGGATAAAGCTGCTTCAACCATCCGGATAGGGTTTATCTTAATCACACATATAGGAGCACAGAATGCACCACCCCATACGCGCTCTTTGAAAGATGCGCAAAAGCTTGCAAATCAATTAGCTCTTCTGGCAAAGAGCGACTTTGCTGCAGCGGTGGCTCAGGGAGACACGGAATCTCAACAGGATACTGGTCCCATCTCAAGGGGGGTTTTAGAACCTACCGTCGAACAAAACGTGTTGCGGTTGTCTGTAGGAGAGGTGAGCCAGCCCATTGCCACCTCACGGGGTTACTGGATTGTCAAACGATTGGAATAA
- a CDS encoding polyhydroxyalkanoic acid system family protein translates to MSTITAQRPHTMPKEKAKKKAEELASHLAQRLGIEWQWKGDVLYFEAPSGTAKGTKGEVTVTDTEIAVAVQLPFLLKMMSPMIESKVKEQLDTIVA, encoded by the coding sequence ATGTCCACAATTACTGCACAACGCCCCCACACAATGCCTAAAGAAAAAGCTAAAAAGAAGGCAGAAGAGCTAGCTAGCCATCTTGCACAACGGCTGGGAATCGAATGGCAATGGAAGGGGGATGTGCTCTATTTTGAAGCACCTTCAGGCACCGCCAAAGGGACCAAAGGAGAAGTTACTGTCACCGATACGGAGATTGCGGTCGCTGTACAACTCCCCTTCCTCTTAAAAATGATGTCTCCCATGATTGAAAGCAAAGTCAAAGAGCAATTAGACACAATTGTAGCTTAA